A genomic region of Staphylococcus roterodami contains the following coding sequences:
- the purR gene encoding pur operon repressor produces the protein MRYKRSERIVFMTQYLMNHPNKLIPLTFFVKKFKQAKSSISEDVQIIKNTFQKEKLGTVITTAGASGGVTYKPMMSKEEATEVVNEVITLLEEKERLLPGGYLFLSDLVGNPTLLNKVGKLIASIYMDEKLDAVVTIATKGISLANAVANILNLPVVVIRKDNKVTEGSTVSINYVSGSSRKIETMVLSKRTLAENSNVLVVDDFMRAGGSINGVMNLMNEFKAHVKGVSVLVESKEVKQRLIEDYTSLVKLSDVDEYNQEFNVEPGNSLSKFS, from the coding sequence ATGAGATATAAACGAAGCGAGAGAATTGTTTTTATGACGCAATATTTGATGAACCATCCGAACAAATTAATTCCATTAACTTTTTTTGTGAAAAAATTTAAGCAGGCGAAGTCTTCAATAAGTGAAGATGTCCAAATTATAAAAAATACATTCCAAAAAGAAAAGTTAGGTACTGTAATTACTACTGCTGGTGCAAGTGGTGGTGTTACGTATAAACCAATGATGAGTAAAGAGGAAGCAACAGAAGTTGTTAACGAAGTCATTACTCTATTAGAAGAGAAAGAACGTTTGTTACCTGGTGGATATTTATTTTTATCAGATTTGGTAGGTAATCCAACGCTACTTAATAAAGTTGGTAAGTTAATTGCCAGTATTTACATGGATGAAAAATTAGATGCAGTTGTTACTATTGCAACAAAAGGTATTTCATTAGCAAATGCAGTTGCTAATATTTTAAATTTACCTGTAGTAGTTATTAGAAAAGATAATAAGGTAACTGAAGGTTCTACAGTTTCAATTAATTATGTGTCGGGATCTTCGAGAAAAATAGAGACGATGGTGCTTTCAAAGAGAACATTAGCTGAAAATTCAAATGTTTTAGTTGTTGATGATTTTATGAGAGCCGGTGGTTCTATAAATGGTGTAATGAATTTAATGAATGAGTTTAAAGCCCATGTAAAAGGGGTATCAGTACTTGTAGAATCAAAAGAAGTTAAACAACGATTAATTGAAGATTATACTTCCTTAGTGAAATTATCTGATGTTGATGAATATAATCAAGAGTTTAACGTAGAACCTGGTAACAGTTTATCTAAATTTTCATAA
- a CDS encoding ribose-phosphate diphosphokinase produces MLNNEYKNSSLKIFSLKGNEALAQEVADQVGIELGKCSVKRFSDGEIQINIEESIRGCDVFIIQPTSYPVNLHLMELLIMIDACKRASAATINIVVPYYGYARQDRKARSREPITAKLVANLIETAGATRMIALDLHAPQIQGFFDIPIDHLMGVPILAKHFKDDPNINPEECVVVSPDHGGVTRARKLADILKTPIAIIDKRRPRPNVAEVMNIVGEIEGRTAIIIDDIIDTAGTITLAAQALKDKGAKEVYACCTHPVLSGPAKERIENSAIKELIVTNSIHLDEDRKPSNTKELSVAGLIAQAIIRVYERESVSVLFD; encoded by the coding sequence ATGTTAAATAATGAATATAAGAATTCGTCATTAAAGATTTTTTCATTGAAAGGAAACGAAGCATTAGCGCAAGAAGTTGCTGACCAAGTAGGTATTGAACTAGGTAAATGTTCAGTTAAACGTTTTAGTGATGGAGAAATTCAAATTAATATCGAAGAGAGTATTCGTGGTTGTGACGTATTTATTATTCAACCAACATCATATCCTGTAAACCTACATTTAATGGAATTATTAATTATGATTGATGCTTGTAAGCGTGCTTCAGCAGCAACAATCAATATTGTAGTGCCATATTATGGATATGCAAGACAAGATAGAAAAGCACGTAGCCGTGAACCAATCACAGCTAAGTTAGTAGCAAACTTAATCGAAACAGCTGGCGCAACACGTATGATTGCGTTAGACTTGCATGCACCTCAAATTCAAGGATTCTTTGATATACCAATTGATCACTTAATGGGTGTGCCAATTCTTGCTAAGCATTTTAAAGATGATCCAAACATTAACCCAGAAGAGTGTGTTGTTGTGTCACCTGACCATGGTGGTGTTACACGTGCTCGTAAATTGGCGGACATTTTAAAAACTCCAATTGCAATTATAGATAAACGTCGTCCTAGACCAAATGTTGCCGAAGTTATGAACATTGTTGGTGAAATTGAAGGGCGTACAGCTATTATTATTGACGATATTATTGATACTGCAGGTACAATCACGTTAGCTGCACAAGCATTGAAAGATAAAGGTGCTAAAGAAGTTTATGCATGTTGTACGCACCCTGTTTTATCAGGACCTGCAAAAGAACGTATCGAAAATTCTGCGATTAAAGAATTAATCGTGACAAACTCAATTCATTTAGATGAAGATCGTAAACCTTCTAACACTAAAGAATTATCGGTTGCTGGTTTAATTGCACAAGCAATCATTCGTGTTTATGAAAGAGAATCAGTTAGTGTTTTATTTGACTAA
- the glmU gene encoding bifunctional UDP-N-acetylglucosamine diphosphorylase/glucosamine-1-phosphate N-acetyltransferase GlmU, whose translation MRRHAIILAAGKGTRMKSKKYKVLHEVAGKPMVEHVLDSVKGSGVDQVVTIVGHGAESVKGHLGERSLYSFQQEQLGTAHAVLMAKSHLDGEEGTTIVVCGDTPLITKETLETLIAHHEDNNAQATVLSALVQNPYGYGRIVRNQSGRLERIVEEKDATQSEKEINEISSGIFAFDNKVLFEKLAQVKNDNAQGEYYLPDVLALILENNGIVEVYRTNDIEEIMGVNDRVMLSQAEKAMQRRTNHKHMINGVTIIDPDSTFIGPNVTIGSDTVIEPGVRINGQTEIGEDVVVGQYSEINNSKIENGALIQQSVVNEAYVGAHTKVGPFAQLRPGANLGADVKVGNFVEIKKADLKDGSKVSHLSYIGDAVIGERTNIGCGTITVNYDGINKFKTVVGKDSFIGCNVNLVAPVTVGDAVLVAAGSTITNDIPNDSLAVARARQTTKEGYRK comes from the coding sequence ATGCGAAGACATGCGATAATTTTGGCAGCAGGTAAAGGCACAAGAATGAAATCAAAAAAATATAAAGTGCTACACGAGGTTGCTGGTAAACCTATGGTCGAACATGTATTAGATAGTGTTAAAGGATCAGGTGTCGATCAAGTTGTAACCATCGTAGGACATGGTGCTGAAAGTGTAAAGGGACATTTAGGCGAACGTTCTTTATACAGTTTTCAACAAGAACAACTCGGTACAGCGCATGCAGTACTAATGGCGAAATCACATTTAGATGGTGAGGAAGGTACAACAATTGTAGTATGTGGCGATACACCACTTATCACAAAAGAAACGTTAGAAACTCTAATTGCGCATCATGAGGATAATAATGCACAAGCTACGGTGTTATCTGCTTTAGTTCAAAATCCATATGGTTATGGAAGAATTGTTCGTAATCAATCAGGGCGTTTAGAACGCATTGTTGAAGAAAAGGATGCAACGCAATCTGAAAAAGAAATTAATGAAATTAGTTCAGGTATTTTTGCGTTTGATAACAAAGTGTTATTTGAAAAATTAGCACAAGTGAAAAATGATAATGCTCAAGGTGAATATTATCTTCCTGATGTTTTAGCGTTAATTTTAGAAAATAATGGCATTGTAGAAGTATATCGTACTAATGACATTGAAGAGATTATGGGTGTGAATGATCGTGTCATGCTTAGCCAAGCTGAAAAGGCGATGCAACGACGTACGAATCATAAACACATGATAAATGGTGTTACAATTATTGACCCTGACAGTACGTTTATAGGTCCAAACGTTACAATTGGTAGCGATACAGTAATTGAGCCGGGTGTAAGAATTAATGGCCAAACTGAAATAGGTGAAGATGTAGTTGTTGGTCAATACTCTGAAATCAACAATAGTAAGATTGAAAATGGTGCATTGATTCAACAATCAGTTGTAAATGAGGCGTATGTTGGTGCACACACTAAAGTCGGTCCATTTGCGCAGTTGAGACCGGGTGCAAATTTAGGTGCAGATGTTAAAGTTGGTAATTTTGTTGAAATTAAAAAAGCAGATCTTAAAGATGGTTCTAAAGTTTCACATTTAAGTTATATTGGTGATGCTGTCATAGGAGAACGTACAAATATTGGCTGTGGAACGATTACAGTTAACTATGATGGAATAAATAAATTTAAAACAGTTGTCGGTAAAGATTCCTTTATCGGTTGTAATGTTAATTTAGTAGCGCCAGTAACTGTTGGTGATGCAGTATTAGTGGCTGCAGGTTCAACAATTACGAACGACATTCCTAATGACAGTTTAGCTGTAGCAAGAGCAAGACAAACAACAAAAGAAGGATATAGGAAATAA
- the ispE gene encoding 4-(cytidine 5'-diphospho)-2-C-methyl-D-erythritol kinase, whose product MIYETAPAKINFTLDTLFKRNDGYHEIEMIMTTVDLNDRLTFRKRKDRKIVVEIEHNYVPSNHKNLAYRAAQLFIEQYQLKHGVTITIDKEIPVSAGLAGGSADAAATLRGLNRLFNIEASLDELAQLGSKIGTDIPFCIYNKTALCSGRGEKIEFLNKPPSAWVILAKPNLGISSPDIFKLINLDKQYNVHTKMCYEALENGNYQQLCQSLSNRLEPISVSKHPQIDKLKNNMLKSGADGALMSGSGPTVYGLARKESQAKNIYNAVNGCCNEVYLVRLLG is encoded by the coding sequence ATCATGAGATTGAAATGATAATGACAACAGTTGATTTAAATGATCGTTTAACTTTTCGTAAAAGAAAGGATCGAAAAATAGTTGTTGAAATTGAACACAATTATGTGCCTTCGAATCATAAAAATCTTGCATATCGTGCAGCACAATTATTTATTGAGCAGTATCAACTAAAACATGGTGTGACTATTACGATTGATAAAGAAATACCTGTTTCAGCAGGATTAGCTGGCGGTTCAGCAGATGCAGCAGCAACATTAAGAGGATTGAATAGACTTTTTAATATTGAGGCGAGCTTAGATGAATTAGCTCAATTAGGCAGTAAAATTGGAACGGATATTCCGTTTTGTATTTATAATAAAACTGCATTATGCTCTGGAAGAGGCGAAAAAATCGAGTTTTTAAATAAACCACCATCAGCATGGGTGATTCTAGCTAAACCAAACTTAGGCATATCATCACCAGATATATTTAAGTTAATCAATTTAGATAAGCAATATAATGTACATACGAAAATGTGTTATGAGGCGTTGGAAAATGGTAATTATCAACAATTATGTCAAAGTTTGTCTAATCGATTAGAGCCAATTTCTGTTTCGAAACATCCACAAATCGATAAGTTGAAAAATAATATGTTGAAAAGTGGTGCAGACGGTGCGTTAATGAGTGGAAGCGGACCAACTGTGTATGGGCTAGCACGTAAAGAAAGCCAAGCAAAAAATATTTATAATGCAGTAAACGGTTGTTGTAATGAAGTGTACTTAGTTAGACTATTAGGATAG
- the mfd gene encoding transcription-repair coupling factor gives MTILTTFIQENNHFQELNQVFGQENTLVTGLSPSAKVTMIAEKYTQSNQQLLLITNNLYQADKLETDFLQFVDAEELYKYPVQDIMTEEFSTQSPQLMSERIRTLTALAQGKKGLFIVPLNGLKKWLTPVEMWQSHQMTLRVGDDIDVDQLLNKLVNMGYKRESVVSHIGEFSLRGGIIDIFPLIGQPVRIELFDTEIDSIRDFDVETQRSKDNVEEVDITTASDYIITDEVINHLKSELKAAYENTRPKIDKSVRNDLKETYESFKLFESTYFDHQILRRLVAFMYDKPSTIIDYFQKDAIVAIDEFNRIKETEESLTTESDAFISNIIESGNGFIGQSFIKYDDFETLIEDYPATYFSLFATTMPIKLNRIIKMSCKPVQQFYGQYDIMRSEFQRYVNRNYRIVVLVETETKVERMQAMLSEMHIPSVTNMHSSMLAGQAVIIEGSLSEGFELPDMGLVVITERELFKSKQKKQRKRTKAISNAEKIKSYQDLNVGDYIVHVHHGVGRYLGVETLEVGQTHRDYIKLQYKGTDQLFVPVDQMDQVQKYVASEDKTPKLNKLGGSEWKKTKAKVQQSVEDIAEELIDLYKEREMAEGYQFGSDTAEQTTFELDFPYELTPDQAKSIDEIKEDMQKSRPMDRLLCGDVGYGKTEVAVRAAFKAVMEGKQVAFLVPTTILAQQHYETLIERMQDFPVEIQLMSRFRTPKEIKQTKEGLKSGFVDIVVGTHKLLSKDIQYKDLGLLIVDEEQRFGVRHKERIKTLKHNVDVLTLTATPIPRTLHMSMLGVRDLSVIETPPENRFPVQTYVLEQNMSFIKEALERELSRGGQVFYLYNKVQSIYEKREQLQMLMPDANIAVAHGQMTERDLEETMLSFINNEYDILVTTTIIETGVDVPNANTLIIEDADRFGLSQLYQLRGRVGRSSRIGYAYFLHPANKVLTETAEDRLQAIKEFTELGSGFKIAMRDLNIRGAGNLLGKQQHGFIDTVGFDLYSQMLEEAVNEKRGIKEPEPDVPEVEVDLNLDAYLPTEYITNEQAKIEIYKKLRKTETHEQIMDIKDELIDRFNNYPVEVERLLDIVEIKVRALHAGITLIKDNGKTIDIHLSVKATENIDGEVLFKATQPLGRTMKVGVQNSEMTITLTKQTQWLDSLKFLVKCIEESMRISDEA, from the coding sequence ATGACAATATTAACAACGTTTATTCAAGAGAATAATCATTTTCAAGAACTTAATCAGGTATTTGGACAAGAAAATACATTAGTAACTGGACTTTCCCCGTCAGCAAAAGTGACGATGATTGCTGAAAAATATACACAAAGCAATCAACAGTTATTATTAATTACTAACAATTTATACCAAGCGGATAAATTAGAAACAGACTTTTTACAATTCGTAGATGCAGAGGAATTATATAAGTATCCAGTACAGGATATTATGACTGAAGAATTTTCAACACAAAGCCCTCAACTGATGAGTGAACGTATTAGAACATTAACTGCGTTAGCTCAAGGTAAGAAAGGGTTATTTATCGTTCCCCTTAATGGCTTGAAAAAGTGGTTAACGCCAGTAGAAATGTGGCAAAGCCATCAAATGACATTACGAGTTGGCGATGATATCGATGTGGATCAATTGCTTAATAAATTGGTTAATATGGGTTATAAACGAGAATCGGTCGTTTCTCATATCGGCGAATTTTCATTGCGCGGAGGTATTATTGATATTTTCCCACTTATTGGGCAACCTGTTAGAATTGAACTTTTCGATACTGAAATTGATTCAATTCGAGATTTTGATGTCGAAACACAGCGTTCAAAAGATAATGTAGAGGAAGTTGATATTACAACTGCAAGTGATTATATCATTACAGATGAAGTGATTAATCATCTTAAATCAGAATTGAAAGCAGCTTATGAAAATACGAGACCTAAAATCGATAAATCAGTACGTAATGATTTGAAGGAAACATATGAAAGTTTTAAATTGTTCGAAAGTACTTATTTTGATCATCAAATATTACGACGCTTAGTAGCATTTATGTATGATAAACCTTCGACAATTATAGATTATTTTCAAAAAGATGCAATTGTAGCAATTGATGAATTCAATCGCATAAAAGAAACTGAGGAAAGTCTTACTACAGAATCAGATGCGTTTATAAGTAATATTATTGAAAGTGGTAATGGTTTTATTGGACAAAGTTTTATAAAATATGATGATTTTGAAACATTGATTGAAGACTATCCAGCTACTTATTTTTCATTATTTGCGACAACAATGCCGATAAAACTTAACCGTATTATTAAAATGTCATGTAAACCTGTACAACAATTTTATGGTCAATATGATATTATGCGCTCTGAATTTCAACGTTATGTTAATCGGAATTACCGTATCGTTGTGTTAGTTGAGACTGAAACGAAAGTTGAACGTATGCAAGCAATGTTAAGTGAAATGCATATTCCTTCTGTAACCAACATGCACAGCTCGATGTTAGCTGGGCAAGCAGTCATTATCGAAGGTAGTTTGTCAGAAGGATTTGAACTACCTGATATGGGATTAGTTGTTATAACAGAGCGAGAGCTTTTTAAATCAAAACAGAAAAAACAACGAAAACGCACTAAAGCAATTTCAAATGCTGAAAAAATAAAATCATACCAGGATTTAAATGTAGGAGATTATATTGTTCATGTACATCATGGTGTTGGTAGATATCTAGGTGTTGAAACTTTAGAAGTCGGACAAACGCATCGTGACTACATTAAATTACAATATAAAGGTACGGATCAATTGTTTGTACCTGTTGATCAAATGGATCAAGTTCAAAAATATGTAGCTTCAGAAGATAAGACGCCGAAATTAAACAAACTTGGCGGTAGTGAGTGGAAAAAAACGAAAGCTAAAGTTCAACAAAGTGTTGAAGATATTGCCGAAGAGTTAATCGATCTTTATAAAGAACGAGAAATGGCAGAAGGTTATCAATTTGGTTCTGACACTGCTGAGCAAACTACATTTGAATTAGACTTTCCGTATGAACTTACGCCAGACCAAGCTAAATCTATTGATGAAATTAAAGAAGATATGCAAAAATCACGTCCAATGGATCGTCTGTTATGTGGTGATGTTGGTTATGGTAAAACAGAAGTTGCAGTTCGAGCAGCATTCAAAGCTGTTATGGAAGGAAAACAAGTTGCGTTTTTAGTGCCTACAACTATTTTAGCGCAACAGCATTATGAAACATTAATAGAGCGTATGCAGGATTTTCCAGTTGAAATTCAATTAATGAGTCGCTTTAGAACACCTAAAGAAATCAAACAAACGAAAGAAGGACTTAAGTCTGGATTCGTTGATATAGTTGTTGGTACACACAAGTTGCTCAGCAAAGATATACAATACAAAGATTTAGGCTTATTAATAGTCGATGAAGAACAGCGTTTTGGTGTTCGCCATAAAGAACGTATCAAGACATTAAAGCATAATGTTGATGTATTAACTTTAACAGCAACGCCTATACCGAGAACGCTCCATATGAGTATGCTAGGTGTACGTGATTTGTCAGTAATTGAAACGCCACCTGAAAATCGTTTTCCAGTACAAACATACGTGTTAGAACAAAATATGAGTTTTATTAAAGAAGCGTTAGAGAGAGAACTCTCTCGTGGCGGACAAGTATTTTACTTGTACAATAAAGTGCAATCTATTTATGAAAAGCGTGAACAGCTTCAAATGTTAATGCCTGATGCTAACATCGCGGTTGCTCATGGGCAGATGACGGAGCGAGATTTAGAAGAAACGATGCTAAGTTTTATTAATAATGAGTATGACATTTTGGTAACGACAACAATCATAGAAACTGGTGTCGATGTTCCAAATGCCAATACTTTAATCATTGAAGACGCAGATCGTTTCGGATTAAGTCAATTGTATCAATTAAGAGGACGTGTCGGACGTTCGAGTCGAATTGGATATGCCTATTTCTTACATCCAGCAAACAAAGTGTTAACAGAGACGGCTGAAGATCGATTACAAGCTATTAAAGAATTTACAGAATTGGGCTCTGGATTTAAGATTGCAATGCGTGATTTAAATATACGTGGTGCAGGTAACTTATTAGGTAAGCAACAACATGGCTTTATTGACACGGTTGGATTTGATTTATATAGCCAAATGTTAGAAGAAGCTGTAAATGAGAAACGCGGTATTAAAGAACCAGAACCTGATGTGCCAGAAGTTGAAGTGGATTTAAACTTAGATGCATATTTACCTACAGAGTATATAACAAATGAGCAAGCTAAGATTGAAATTTATAAAAAGCTACGAAAAACAGAAACGCATGAGCAAATCATGGATATTAAAGATGAGTTGATTGACCGTTTTAATAACTATCCGGTTGAAGTTGAACGTTTGCTTGATATTGTAGAAATAAAAGTACGTGCATTGCATGCAGGAATTACGTTAATTAAAGATAATGGGAAAACAATCGATATTCATTTATCTGTAAAAGCTACTGAAAACATTGATGGCGAAGTGTTGTTCAAAGCTACGCAACCTCTTGGTAGAACAATGAAAGTTGGTGTACAAAATAGTGAAATGACGATAACGTTAACGAAACAAACCCAATGGCTAGATAGTCTTAAGTTTCTAGTGAAATGTATCGAAGAAAGTATGAGAATAAGTGATGAAGCATAA
- a CDS encoding RidA family protein, which yields MKIINTTKLPEALGPYSHATVVNGMVYTSGQIPLDLDGNIVSDDVQEQTKQVLENLKVVLEESGSDLNSVAKATIFIKDMNDFQKINEVYGQYFDVHKPARSCVEVARLPKDVKVEIELVSKVKEL from the coding sequence ATGAAAATAATTAACACAACAAAATTGCCGGAAGCACTTGGACCATATTCTCATGCAACAGTTGTAAATGGAATGGTTTATACTTCTGGACAAATTCCATTGGATTTAGATGGAAATATTGTTAGTGATGATGTTCAAGAACAAACAAAACAAGTTTTGGAAAATTTAAAAGTTGTTTTGGAGGAATCGGGTTCTGATTTGAATTCTGTTGCAAAGGCAACAATCTTCATTAAGGATATGAATGATTTCCAAAAGATTAATGAAGTGTATGGTCAATATTTTGATGTACACAAACCAGCGCGTAGTTGTGTAGAAGTTGCGCGTTTACCAAAAGATGTAAAAGTAGAAATTGAATTAGTAAGTAAAGTTAAGGAATTATAA
- the pth gene encoding aminoacyl-tRNA hydrolase — MKCIVGLGNIGKRFELTRHNIGFEVVDYILEKNNFTLDKQKFKGAYTIERMNGDKVLFIEPMTMMNLSGEAVAPIMDYYNVDPEDLIVLYDDLDLEQGQVRLRHKGSAGGHNGMKSIIKMLGTDQFKRVRIGVGRPTNGMSVPDYVLQRFSQDEMITMEKVIEHSARAIEKFIETSRFDHVMNEFNGEVK, encoded by the coding sequence ATGAAGTGTATTGTAGGTCTTGGTAATATAGGTAAACGTTTTGAACTTACAAGACATAATATCGGCTTCGAAGTCGTCGATTATATTTTAGAGAAAAATAATTTTACTTTAGATAAACAGAAATTTAAAGGTGCATATACCATTGAACGCATGAACGGCGATAAAGTCTTATTCATTGAACCAATGACAATGATGAATTTATCTGGTGAAGCTGTAGCGCCTATTATGGATTATTATAATGTTGATCCAGAAGATTTAATTGTACTGTATGATGATTTAGATTTAGAACAAGGACAGGTTCGTTTAAGACATAAAGGTAGTGCAGGCGGACATAATGGTATGAAATCAATCATCAAAATGCTTGGTACAGATCAATTTAAACGTGTTCGTATTGGTGTGGGAAGACCAACGAATGGCATGTCTGTTCCTGATTATGTGTTGCAACGATTTTCACAAGATGAAATGATAACTATGGAAAAAGTTATCGAACATTCAGCGCGAGCAATTGAAAAGTTTATTGAAACATCACGTTTTGATCACGTAATGAATGAATTCAATGGTGAAGTAAAGTAA
- a CDS encoding 50S ribosomal protein L25/general stress protein Ctc, which produces MASLKSIIRQGKQTRSDLKQLRKSGKVPAVVYGYGTKNVSVKVDEVEFIKVIREVGRNGVIELGVGSKTIKVMVADYQFDPLKNQITHIDFLAINMSEERTVEVPVQLVGEAVGAKEGGVVEQPLFNLEVTATPDNIPEAIEVDITELNINDSLTVADVKVTGDFKIENDSAESVVTVVAPTEEPTEEEIEAMEGEQQTEEPEVVGESKEDEEKTEE; this is translated from the coding sequence ATGGCTTCATTAAAGTCAATCATCCGTCAAGGTAAACAAACACGTTCAGACCTTAAACAATTAAGAAAATCTGGTAAAGTACCAGCAGTTGTATATGGTTACGGTACTAAAAACGTGTCAGTTAAAGTTGATGAAGTAGAATTCATCAAAGTTATCCGTGAAGTAGGTCGTAACGGTGTTATCGAATTAGGTGTTGGTTCTAAAACTATCAAAGTTATGGTTGCAGACTACCAATTCGATCCACTTAAAAACCAAATTACTCACATTGACTTCTTAGCAATCAATATGAGTGAAGAACGTACTGTTGAAGTACCAGTTCAATTAGTTGGTGAAGCAGTAGGCGCTAAAGAAGGCGGTGTAGTTGAACAACCATTATTCAACTTAGAAGTAACTGCTACTCCTGACAATATTCCAGAAGCTATTGAAGTAGACATTACTGAATTAAACATTAACGACAGCTTAACTGTTGCTGATGTAAAAGTAACTGGCGACTTCAAAATCGAAAATGATTCAGCTGAATCAGTTGTAACAGTAGTTGCTCCAACTGAAGAACCAACTGAAGAAGAAATCGAAGCTATGGAAGGCGAACAACAAACTGAAGAACCAGAAGTTGTTGGCGAAAGCAAAGAAGACGAAGAGAAAACTGAAGAGTAA
- the spoVG gene encoding septation regulator SpoVG — translation MKVTDVRLRKIETDGRMKALVSITLDEAFVIHDLRVIEGNSGLFVAMPSKRTPDGEFRDIAHPINSDMRQEIQDAVMKVYDETDEVVPDKNATSEDSEEA, via the coding sequence ATGAAAGTGACAGATGTAAGACTTAGAAAAATAGAAACAGATGGACGAATGAAAGCGCTCGTTTCCATTACATTAGATGAAGCTTTCGTAATACATGATTTACGTGTAATCGAAGGAAACTCTGGTCTGTTCGTCGCAATGCCAAGCAAACGTACACCAGATGGTGAATTCCGCGACATCGCACATCCGATTAATTCAGACATGAGACAAGAAATTCAAGATGCTGTGATGAAAGTATATGATGAAACAGATGAAGTAGTACCAGATAAAAACGCTACATCAGAAGATTCAGAAGAAGCTTAA